A region of Thermus caldifontis DNA encodes the following proteins:
- a CDS encoding ABC transporter substrate-binding protein, translating to MRVVSLVPSGTLLLRALGLEPVGVSHSCPNPQGVPVVTEGLIPKGLPQEEIDRRVREAHGRGEPLYKIRGEVLAALEADLLVSQGVCQVCAVTPQQAALATAFFPRPPRVLELRGTQLEGLFLDIWALAQALDVEERGRHLAQEIREGLSRLPPPPPRRPSVAFLEWLDPPYLGGHWVPELVALAGGRYLGPKPGTPSLRVDPMDLPEAEVVFMAFCGYSLEEALAAVADHRARGGYLDRYLRGRQAYLLDAGPFQALTHRVAEGVWTLAHLLRGKGVSPHLARPL from the coding sequence GTGCGGGTGGTCAGCCTGGTGCCCTCGGGAACCCTCCTCCTAAGGGCCTTGGGCCTCGAGCCCGTAGGGGTAAGCCACAGCTGTCCTAATCCCCAGGGCGTTCCCGTGGTGACGGAAGGCCTTATCCCCAAGGGCCTCCCCCAGGAGGAGATCGACCGGCGGGTGCGGGAGGCCCACGGGAGGGGGGAGCCCCTCTACAAGATCCGGGGGGAGGTGCTGGCAGCCTTAGAGGCAGACCTGCTGGTCAGCCAAGGGGTCTGCCAGGTGTGCGCGGTCACCCCCCAGCAGGCGGCCCTGGCCACCGCCTTCTTCCCAAGGCCCCCCAGGGTGTTGGAACTCCGGGGCACCCAGCTGGAAGGGCTCTTCCTGGATATATGGGCCCTGGCCCAAGCCCTGGACGTGGAGGAGAGGGGAAGGCATCTGGCTCAGGAGATTCGGGAAGGGCTTTCCCGTCTGCCCCCGCCTCCCCCTAGGCGTCCCTCCGTGGCCTTTCTGGAGTGGCTGGACCCCCCCTACCTGGGCGGGCACTGGGTACCGGAGCTGGTGGCCCTGGCTGGGGGCCGGTACCTGGGGCCTAAGCCGGGTACGCCCAGCCTGCGGGTGGACCCCATGGACCTTCCGGAAGCGGAGGTGGTCTTTATGGCCTTCTGCGGCTACAGCCTCGAGGAGGCCCTGGCCGCAGTGGCGGACCACCGGGCAAGAGGAGGGTATTTGGACCGCTATCTTCGGGGACGGCAGGCCTACCTTCTGGACGCTGGGCCCTTCCAGGCCCTGACCCACCGGGTGGCAGAGGGGGTCTGGACGTTGGCCCACCTTCTACGAGGGAAGGGGGTTTCGCCTCATCTAGCCAGGCCTCTTTGA
- a CDS encoding aquaporin has product MGAFLAYREGLIAQGMPNVFSTGPGFLRTAPEALYGWTGPAVAEALGTFALMAVILVAARDTRLLPLFLGLTVAAVGYGLGGPGGFALNPARDLSPRLLAGLLGVEGAASPYLLVPALFPLLGALGATLLYHRLGVFKG; this is encoded by the coding sequence TTGGGGGCCTTCCTGGCCTACCGGGAGGGGCTTATTGCCCAAGGGATGCCCAACGTGTTCTCCACGGGGCCGGGCTTCCTGCGCACCGCGCCCGAGGCCCTTTATGGCTGGACCGGCCCGGCGGTGGCCGAGGCCCTGGGCACCTTCGCCCTCATGGCCGTCATCCTGGTAGCCGCACGGGACACCCGGCTTCTTCCCCTCTTTCTGGGCCTCACCGTGGCGGCGGTGGGCTATGGTCTGGGAGGGCCTGGCGGCTTTGCCCTCAACCCTGCCCGGGACCTTTCCCCCAGGCTTCTGGCGGGCCTTTTGGGGGTAGAGGGAGCCGCTAGCCCCTATCTTCTGGTCCCGGCCCTCTTCCCCCTTCTGGGAGCCCTGGGGGCCACCCTCCTCTACCACCGCCTTGGGGTTTTCAAGGGCTAG
- a CDS encoding ribonucleoside-diphosphate reductase subunit alpha encodes MLKTKREYKPWYWANEWTRLYMSRGYLLPGVTVEERVTQIADRAEALTGIEGFSRKFQEYMAKGWYSLATPIWANYGLRRGLPISCYGTYVEDDTASILKAVAEIGMMSKQGGGTSVYLGTLRPRGAPIRDNGESNGSYAFASLFDRVIEVFNQGSTRRGQCAAYIPIEHPDFEEWLKVQREGGEIQSLFWGVSVGDVWLEAMVAGDREKRERWAKVLKSRAEVGIPYLFFRDNANRQAPEVFRKLGKTIHASNLCTEIMLPSGPEESFVCCLSSLNLLHFDEWKDTDAVETLTVFLDSVLDDFIEKAEGIPYMERAVRFAKRYRAIGIGVLGWHSYLQSKGIPLESPEALFLNNLIFKTIREKAEEASRWLRKRHPEDELAQVMERRNATLLAIAPTKSSSFILGQVSPSIEPYTSNYYLKDLQKARVPFKNPFLEELLRQKGKDEERVWRSILERNGSVQHLDFLTDEEKDVFKTFAEVSQKTLINLAAARQKHIDQGQSLNLVIHPEAPPKDVNELYLHAWRSGLKALYYQFSSSAAQAYSRDLLLSCRACEG; translated from the coding sequence ATGCTAAAGACCAAGAGGGAGTACAAACCCTGGTACTGGGCCAACGAGTGGACCCGCCTCTACATGAGCCGGGGCTATCTCCTCCCCGGGGTGACCGTGGAGGAGCGTGTAACCCAGATCGCCGACCGGGCGGAGGCCCTTACGGGGATTGAGGGGTTTTCCCGCAAGTTCCAGGAGTACATGGCTAAGGGCTGGTACTCCTTGGCCACCCCCATCTGGGCCAACTACGGCCTCAGGCGGGGCCTACCCATCTCCTGCTACGGCACCTATGTGGAGGACGATACCGCCTCCATTCTCAAGGCGGTGGCCGAGATCGGCATGATGAGCAAGCAGGGCGGGGGAACCTCCGTCTACCTGGGCACCTTGCGACCCAGGGGGGCCCCCATTCGCGACAACGGGGAGAGCAACGGCTCCTACGCCTTTGCCTCCCTCTTTGACCGGGTGATTGAGGTCTTCAACCAGGGTTCCACCCGCCGCGGCCAGTGCGCCGCCTACATCCCCATAGAGCACCCTGATTTTGAAGAGTGGCTGAAGGTCCAACGGGAAGGAGGGGAGATCCAGTCCCTCTTCTGGGGGGTTTCCGTGGGGGACGTCTGGCTGGAAGCCATGGTGGCCGGGGATAGGGAAAAGCGGGAAAGATGGGCCAAGGTGCTCAAAAGCCGGGCCGAGGTGGGCATCCCCTACCTCTTCTTCCGGGACAACGCCAACCGCCAGGCCCCGGAGGTGTTCAGGAAGCTGGGGAAGACCATCCACGCCTCCAACCTCTGCACCGAGATCATGCTCCCCTCCGGCCCCGAGGAGAGCTTCGTCTGCTGCCTTTCCTCCTTAAACCTTCTCCACTTTGACGAGTGGAAGGACACGGATGCCGTGGAAACCCTCACCGTCTTCCTGGACTCGGTGCTGGACGATTTCATTGAAAAGGCGGAGGGCATCCCCTACATGGAACGCGCCGTGCGCTTTGCCAAGCGGTATAGGGCCATCGGCATCGGAGTCCTGGGCTGGCACAGTTACCTGCAGTCCAAGGGGATCCCCCTGGAGAGTCCCGAGGCCCTGTTCCTCAACAACCTCATCTTCAAGACCATCCGCGAGAAGGCGGAGGAGGCAAGCCGCTGGCTGAGAAAGCGCCACCCTGAGGACGAGCTGGCCCAGGTCATGGAAAGGCGAAACGCCACCCTTCTGGCCATCGCGCCCACCAAGAGCAGCTCCTTCATTCTGGGCCAGGTATCCCCTTCCATTGAACCCTACACCAGCAACTACTACCTCAAGGACCTGCAAAAGGCCCGGGTACCCTTCAAAAACCCCTTTCTGGAAGAGCTGCTTCGGCAAAAGGGCAAGGACGAGGAACGGGTGTGGCGGAGCATCCTGGAAAGGAATGGCTCCGTGCAGCACCTGGACTTCCTTACGGACGAGGAGAAGGACGTCTTCAAGACCTTCGCCGAGGTGTCGCAAAAGACCCTTATCAACCTAGCAGCCGCCCGGCAGAAGCACATTGACCAAGGCCAGTCCCTAAACCTGGTAATCCACCCCGAGGCACCCCCCAAGGACGTGAACGAGCTCTACCTGCACGCCTGGCGGAGTGGGCTTAAGGCGCTTTACTACCAGTTCAGCTCCAGCGCCGCCCAGGCCTATAGCCGCGACCTCCTCCTCTCCTGCCGGGCCTGCGAGGGCTAG
- a CDS encoding sigma-70 family RNA polymerase sigma factor: MSLEGLSDEALLALVARGEEEALRWLFRRYAGAFLALARRMGLDANAQEDVVQEAFFRVWKNARQFDPRRAPARAWLLAVGHHTAVDFVRRLQARPKPLEPQVDEAEEAFDLPGDGLNEEGHLDRIRLQGALRRLDPEEREAIRLLYYHGHSHQEAARLLGIPLGTLKTRFRRALLRLKEVLREP, encoded by the coding sequence ATGAGCCTCGAGGGTCTCTCCGATGAAGCCCTCCTAGCCCTGGTGGCTAGGGGCGAGGAGGAAGCCCTCCGGTGGCTCTTCCGGCGCTATGCAGGAGCGTTTTTGGCCCTAGCCAGGAGGATGGGCTTAGACGCCAACGCCCAGGAGGATGTGGTGCAGGAGGCCTTTTTCAGGGTGTGGAAGAACGCTCGCCAGTTTGACCCCCGGCGGGCCCCGGCACGGGCGTGGCTCCTGGCCGTCGGCCACCACACCGCTGTGGACTTCGTCCGCCGTCTGCAGGCCCGTCCTAAGCCCCTGGAGCCTCAGGTGGACGAGGCGGAGGAGGCCTTCGACCTTCCGGGGGACGGCCTGAACGAGGAGGGCCATCTGGACCGCATCCGTCTCCAAGGGGCCCTGAGGCGCCTTGATCCGGAAGAGCGAGAGGCGATCCGGCTTCTCTACTACCACGGCCACTCCCACCAGGAAGCGGCCAGGCTTTTGGGGATCCCCCTGGGCACCCTAAAGACCCGGTTTAGGCGCGCCCTATTGCGCTTGAAGGAGGTGCTCCGTGAGCCCTGA
- a CDS encoding ferritin-like domain-containing protein: MQEKTMVRRQFVKVLTAAGLSAAFAKGFLGQALAQSKGIGDLDILNLALTAEYLASDFYTRALMVPFPGDIRDYLAEALKHEEAHVQALRDTIAGPFKATPVARPQFTYGDLRFDAASRLKVLETLIALETAFTGAYLGAIPLIQNKAVLSAAASIAMNEEAHLALARDAVLELGSKVEGPQTPVGRAFAKAITPEEATKAVQGFIRK; encoded by the coding sequence ATGCAGGAGAAAACCATGGTGCGCAGGCAGTTTGTGAAGGTGTTGACCGCAGCCGGGCTCTCCGCGGCCTTTGCCAAGGGGTTCCTTGGCCAGGCCTTGGCCCAGTCCAAGGGGATCGGCGACCTGGACATCCTCAACCTGGCCCTCACCGCGGAGTACCTGGCCAGCGACTTCTACACCCGGGCCTTGATGGTTCCCTTCCCGGGGGATATCCGCGACTACCTGGCCGAGGCCCTCAAGCACGAGGAGGCCCATGTGCAGGCGCTGAGGGACACCATAGCGGGACCCTTCAAGGCCACCCCGGTGGCCCGGCCCCAGTTCACCTATGGGGACCTCCGCTTTGATGCGGCTAGCCGGCTTAAGGTTTTGGAAACCCTGATCGCCTTGGAAACCGCCTTCACCGGGGCTTATCTAGGGGCCATTCCCCTGATCCAGAACAAGGCGGTTCTTTCGGCGGCGGCCAGCATAGCCATGAACGAGGAGGCCCACCTGGCGTTGGCCCGGGATGCCGTGCTTGAGCTAGGGAGTAAGGTGGAGGGTCCCCAGACCCCCGTGGGCCGGGCCTTCGCCAAGGCCATCACCCCGGAGGAAGCCACCAAGGCGGTTCAGGGCTTCATCCGCAAATAG
- a CDS encoding CHRD domain-containing protein, whose amino-acid sequence MNRRDALTLAGLLGAGWVAVFLDSAQAQGGLVRAVLMTGAEVVPNPVDTPALAVVRVEVQGPSLLLQGAVANLAGSFRDYTRDPVDDPALNARLISAVHLHRGPRGQNGPLIQALRVNPAPDGRSATFLDRIELGLEDRSRLFRGELYLDIHTAAFRAGELRGQIQVR is encoded by the coding sequence GTGAACCGTAGGGACGCGCTGACCCTGGCCGGTCTACTGGGAGCAGGCTGGGTGGCGGTCTTTCTGGACTCGGCGCAGGCCCAGGGGGGCTTGGTCCGGGCCGTCCTCATGACGGGGGCGGAGGTGGTGCCTAATCCCGTGGACACCCCGGCCCTGGCGGTGGTGAGGGTGGAGGTGCAGGGGCCAAGCCTTCTGCTCCAGGGGGCGGTGGCCAACCTGGCCGGCTCCTTCCGCGACTACACCCGGGACCCGGTGGACGATCCTGCCCTCAACGCTCGGCTCATCAGCGCCGTTCACCTCCACCGGGGCCCCCGGGGACAGAACGGACCCTTGATTCAGGCTCTGCGGGTCAACCCCGCACCGGATGGGAGGAGCGCCACCTTTTTGGACCGGATTGAGCTTGGCCTCGAGGACCGCTCCCGGCTTTTCCGGGGAGAGCTCTACCTGGACATCCACACCGCCGCCTTCCGTGCCGGGGAGCTGCGGGGGCAAATCCAAGTGCGGTAG
- a CDS encoding anti-sigma factor domain-containing protein: protein MSPEEVRELLPLYALGALSPEERSRVEEALARYPELWPEAKALMEVAAHLAEGDPPAPVPPGLEAKVMRRIRAHRSFPWAWLGRVAAALLLLALGYGAFLGGTWLLALREPATQVFALVSPQGEMVGRVILKADRTALVLLNRSSPKGRVFQAWGLGHGEPTPLSTFRLPLKSLRLPPEALAVAVSLEPPGGSPKPTILFGLPR from the coding sequence GTGAGCCCTGAGGAGGTGCGCGAACTCCTACCCCTCTATGCCCTAGGCGCCCTTTCCCCGGAGGAGCGCTCCCGGGTGGAGGAGGCCTTGGCCCGTTACCCCGAGCTTTGGCCTGAGGCCAAGGCCCTGATGGAGGTTGCCGCTCACCTGGCTGAGGGGGATCCGCCCGCACCCGTTCCCCCGGGGCTGGAAGCCAAGGTCATGAGGCGCATCCGTGCCCACCGTTCCTTTCCCTGGGCTTGGCTGGGGCGGGTGGCGGCAGCCCTTCTGCTTCTAGCCCTGGGGTATGGGGCCTTCCTGGGGGGAACCTGGCTCTTGGCCCTGCGGGAACCCGCTACCCAGGTCTTCGCCCTGGTGAGTCCTCAAGGGGAGATGGTGGGCCGGGTAATCCTAAAGGCTGACCGGACCGCCCTGGTTCTGTTGAACCGGTCTTCCCCCAAGGGAAGGGTGTTCCAAGCTTGGGGTCTTGGCCACGGCGAACCCACGCCCCTATCCACCTTCCGTCTGCCCCTAAAAAGCCTTCGCCTGCCACCAGAAGCCCTCGCGGTTGCGGTTTCCCTGGAGCCACCTGGGGGAAGCCCCAAGCCCACCATCCTGTTTGGTCTTCCCCGCTAA
- a CDS encoding ribonucleotide-diphosphate reductase subunit beta: MLTEPRPHYRPYEYPRLLDYRDAIRHSYWLHTEFSYTADVQDYALAPKEVRSLVERSLLAIAQVELSVKLFWARVYEVFPKPEVAEVGMTFAESEVRHANAYAHLLDLLGLEDRFQEALERETALRERHRRLGEVLAHAHKGSLRDYALALLLFSAFTEHASLFSQFYVLMALNKRLGRFKGISNAIEATSKEENLHGLFGVELLRILKEERPDLFGPTFAQEVWDRVQAFFRAEEALLDWIFAQGDVAAVARDEVLEFLKWRYNQTLSLHGLPAPFSVQRDLLKDTEWFDLELLADKEVDFFNKRSVAYARRVQSYDPESLF, from the coding sequence ATGCTGACAGAACCTAGACCCCACTACCGCCCCTACGAGTACCCCAGGCTTCTGGACTATCGGGACGCCATCCGGCACAGCTACTGGCTCCACACGGAGTTTAGCTACACCGCCGACGTGCAGGACTACGCCCTCGCCCCCAAGGAGGTGCGCTCCCTGGTGGAGCGCTCTCTCCTCGCCATCGCCCAAGTGGAGCTTTCCGTGAAGCTCTTCTGGGCCAGGGTTTACGAGGTCTTCCCCAAACCCGAGGTGGCGGAGGTGGGCATGACCTTCGCCGAAAGCGAGGTGCGCCATGCCAACGCCTACGCCCACCTCCTGGACCTCCTGGGCCTCGAGGACCGCTTCCAAGAAGCCCTGGAAAGGGAAACCGCCCTCCGGGAAAGGCACCGCCGGTTGGGAGAGGTGCTGGCCCATGCCCACAAGGGTAGCCTTAGGGACTACGCCCTGGCCCTCCTCCTCTTTTCCGCCTTCACCGAGCACGCCTCCTTGTTCTCCCAGTTCTATGTGCTCATGGCCTTGAACAAGCGCCTAGGCCGGTTCAAGGGGATCTCCAACGCCATAGAAGCCACCAGCAAGGAGGAAAACCTCCACGGACTCTTTGGGGTGGAGCTCCTTCGCATCCTTAAGGAGGAGAGGCCCGACCTCTTCGGGCCCACCTTTGCCCAGGAGGTATGGGACCGGGTCCAGGCCTTCTTCCGGGCGGAGGAGGCCCTCCTGGACTGGATCTTCGCCCAAGGAGACGTGGCGGCGGTGGCAAGGGATGAGGTTCTGGAGTTCTTGAAGTGGCGGTACAACCAGACCCTCTCCCTCCATGGCCTCCCCGCCCCCTTCTCCGTGCAAAGGGATCTCCTGAAGGACACGGAGTGGTTTGACCTGGAGCTGTTGGCGGACAAGGAGGTGGACTTCTTCAACAAGAGAAGCGTGGCCTACGCCCGCAGGGTGCAGAGCTACGATCCGGAAAGCCTGTTTTGA